A single genomic interval of Candidatus Eremiobacterota bacterium harbors:
- a CDS encoding 1-(5-phosphoribosyl)-5-[(5-phosphoribosylamino)methylideneamino] imidazole-4-carboxamide isomerase — protein MSRTLTLYPAIDLRAGHAVRLERGDPARETRYDADPVARAKAFAAAGAQALHVVDLDGAFGTGENQTALRAICGAAGVPVQTGGGIRSANDVEARFAAGAHAVVIGTLLVEKPDEARAIAERWGERIVAGIDARGDAVATRGWVTATAVSRDKLVRTVAAWGIRRVVYTEIARDGMGAGYDVAALAHVASLAPLRVTASGGARTLADLLDLRAGTPANVDAAIVGRALYEGTLDLAEALAALR, from the coding sequence GTGAGCCGCACGCTGACGCTCTATCCGGCGATCGACTTGCGCGCCGGCCACGCCGTGCGCCTCGAGCGCGGCGATCCGGCGCGCGAGACGCGCTACGACGCCGACCCGGTCGCGCGCGCGAAAGCGTTCGCCGCCGCGGGCGCGCAGGCGCTGCACGTCGTCGACTTGGACGGCGCGTTCGGCACCGGCGAAAATCAAACCGCCCTGCGTGCGATTTGCGGGGCGGCCGGCGTTCCGGTGCAGACCGGCGGCGGGATTCGCAGCGCGAACGACGTCGAAGCGCGCTTCGCCGCGGGCGCGCACGCCGTCGTGATCGGCACGCTGCTGGTCGAAAAGCCGGACGAAGCGCGCGCAATAGCGGAGCGCTGGGGCGAGCGCATCGTCGCCGGCATCGACGCGCGCGGCGACGCCGTCGCGACGCGCGGCTGGGTCACCGCAACCGCCGTCTCGCGTGACAAGCTGGTGCGGACCGTCGCCGCGTGGGGGATTCGGCGCGTCGTCTACACCGAGATCGCGCGCGACGGAATGGGCGCCGGCTACGACGTCGCCGCGCTGGCGCACGTCGCGTCGCTTGCGCCGCTGCGCGTCACCGCCAGCGGCGGCGCGCGCACGCTCGCCGACCTGCTCGACCTGCGCGCCGGCACGCCGGCGAACGTGGACGCGGCGATCGTCGGCCGCGCGCTCTACGAAGGAACGCTCGACCTCGCCGAAGCGCTCGCCGCGCTGCGCTGA
- the hisH gene encoding imidazole glycerol phosphate synthase subunit HisH — translation MALRQIVLSRAAGPHDAADRIGGDADRVAPAPRLRAHAAAVERHALNRRPRRIGLDAGVARRADAHVERRAAHRHRAAGVVGASAGANRRDLLRRAALRAGAVRDAVDAELRRDEHEAAAVRDALRRRVVDRRERRRRSRGARAFGVRHDRDRRPFRPDDQVAVRERGQLARAADLRDRADQEAGRNVQVRIGGRRRRNARRAGRRRGRNGGRRRGRAGRAADDPHYDTGRLIVAARRRGRAAAGACGERGGKQRGAGERSEKLVHSQRIAVIDYGGGNVGSLLAALERRGASFALTEDPREVVSAGAAILPGDGAFGATVEALRDRGLDLAVRETIAAGRPFLGICVGMQVLFDSSDEYGGAVGLGILPGNVRRFTNAPRVPHMGWNDLVIERTHPFVGGLADGAWAYFLHSYCVSAGADSLVASCEYGERFAAIVARDNVMATQFHPEKSRAAGARLLDNFLRIAAA, via the coding sequence ATGGCCCTGCGGCAGATTGTCTTGTCCCGCGCCGCCGGCCCACACGACGCCGCTGACCGGATCGGTGGTGATGCCGATCGCGTTGCGCCAGCGCCGCGCCTGCGCGCTCATGCCGCTGCCGTCGAGCGCCATGCGCTGAATCGTCGCCCGCGTCGGATCGGTCTCGACGCAGGCGTTGCACGACGAGCCGACGCTCACGTAGAGCGACGAGCCGCTCACCGTCACCGAGCTGCTGGTGTGGTCGGAGCTTCCGCCGGGGCGAACCGACGCGATCTTCTGCGGCGTGCCGCTCTGCGCGCCGGTGCTGTACGGGACGCGGTAGACGCCGAACTGCGTCGCGACGAACACGAAGCCGCCGCCGTACGCGACGCCTTGCGCCGGCGCGTCGTCGATCGTCGCGAACGTCGCCGGCGTTCCCGCGGCGCCCGGGCTTTCGGCGTTCGGCACGATCGCGACCGTCGTCCCTTCCGTCCCGACGATCAGGTCGCCGTTCGGGAGCGGGGCCAGCTGGCGCGCGCCGCCGACCTGCGCGATCGTGCTGATCAGGAAGCCGGCCGGAACGTGCAGGTTCGGATCGGCGGCCGGCGCCGGCGGAACGCTCGGCGCGCTGGTCGGCGTCGCGGTCGGAACGGGGGTCGGCGTCGCGGGCGCGCTGGTCGGGCCGCCGACGACCCCCACTACGACACCGGGCGGCTGATTGTTGCCGCTCGCCGGCGTGGTCGAGCCGCCGCCGGAGCATGCGGCGAGCGCGGCGGCAAGCAACGCGGCGCCGGCGAGCGAAGCGAGAAGCTGGTGCACTCGCAGCGGATCGCGGTGATCGACTACGGCGGCGGGAACGTCGGCTCGCTGCTGGCGGCGCTCGAGCGGCGCGGTGCGTCCTTCGCGCTGACCGAGGATCCGCGCGAGGTCGTGAGCGCCGGCGCGGCGATTCTGCCGGGCGACGGAGCGTTCGGCGCGACCGTCGAGGCTCTGCGCGACCGCGGGCTGGACTTGGCGGTGCGGGAGACGATCGCCGCGGGGCGGCCGTTCCTCGGCATTTGCGTCGGAATGCAAGTGTTGTTCGACTCCAGCGACGAGTACGGCGGCGCCGTGGGCCTGGGTATCCTACCCGGCAACGTACGGCGCTTCACGAACGCTCCCCGCGTCCCGCACATGGGCTGGAACGACCTCGTGATCGAGCGCACGCACCCGTTCGTCGGCGGACTCGCCGACGGCGCGTGGGCCTACTTCCTCCACTCGTACTGCGTCTCGGCGGGAGCGGACTCGCTCGTCGCCTCGTGCGAGTACGGCGAGCGCTTCGCGGCGATCGTCGCCCGCGACAACGTGATGGCGACGCAGTTCCATCCCGAGAAGAGCCGCGCCGCCGGCGCCCGTCTGCTCGACAACTTCCTCCGCATCGCCGCCGCGTGA